The following are encoded in a window of bacterium genomic DNA:
- the rsmA gene encoding 16S rRNA (adenine(1518)-N(6)/adenine(1519)-N(6))-dimethyltransferase RsmA: MGLRREARETLAQHGLRPQRRFGQNFLCDAGVVRRIVACAGVGRESVVLEIGPGLGALTDTLAAEVGRLYLVEVDRGLAERLAERHRDNPRVRLVEGDVLALPLETLVAEPEVTVVANLPYNIATPILFRLLALRHRFPRAVLMLQREVAQRLASRPGSKDWGVLSVLVQTWAEVAIAFGVSRRSFVPQPKVESAVVDVRWRAAPRADVGDPERYRALVRAAFGQRRKTLRNALGALAVARGFDAAALTAAFASAGVDPGRRAESLDLADFARLARALGG, translated from the coding sequence ATGGGGCTGCGGCGCGAGGCCCGCGAGACGCTCGCGCAGCACGGTCTCCGCCCGCAGCGCCGCTTCGGGCAGAACTTCCTCTGCGACGCGGGAGTGGTGCGGCGGATCGTCGCGTGCGCGGGCGTCGGCCGGGAGTCGGTCGTGCTCGAGATCGGCCCCGGCCTCGGGGCTCTCACCGACACGCTCGCCGCCGAGGTGGGCCGGCTCTACCTCGTCGAGGTGGACCGTGGTCTCGCCGAGCGGCTCGCCGAGCGGCATCGGGACAACCCGCGCGTGCGCCTCGTCGAAGGCGACGTCCTGGCGCTGCCGCTCGAGACGCTGGTGGCGGAGCCCGAGGTCACGGTCGTCGCCAACCTGCCGTACAACATCGCGACGCCGATCCTCTTCCGCCTGCTGGCGCTGCGGCACCGCTTCCCGCGTGCAGTGCTGATGCTCCAGCGCGAGGTGGCCCAGCGCCTCGCGAGCCGGCCGGGCTCGAAGGACTGGGGTGTCCTCAGCGTCCTCGTGCAGACCTGGGCCGAGGTCGCGATCGCGTTCGGCGTCTCGCGGCGCAGCTTCGTGCCGCAGCCGAAGGTCGAGTCGGCGGTCGTCGACGTGCGCTGGCGTGCGGCGCCGCGCGCAGACGTCGGCGATCCCGAGCGCTACCGCGCCCTCGTGCGCGCGGCGTTCGGCCAGCGTCGCAAGACGTTGCGCAACGCACTCGGCGCGCTCGCCGTGGCGCGCGGCTTCGACGCCGCGGCGCTGACCGCGGCGTTCGCGTCGGCGGGCGTCGACCCGGGCCGCCGGGCCGAGTCGCTCGACCTCGCCGACTTCGCGCGTCTGGCGCGCGCGCTCGGAGGCTGA
- the tsaD gene encoding tRNA (adenosine(37)-N6)-threonylcarbamoyltransferase complex transferase subunit TsaD yields the protein MIVLGIESSCDDTAAAVLRDGRLAASVVSSQDAVHGPYGGVVPELASRHHVRNVLAVIHTALERAEATLADVDGIAVTRGPGLIGSLLVGLSVAKGLAMGRRLPMVGVHHLEGHLLAPNLDRPLDEPVAFPFLALIVSGGHSGLYLARARGDYACLGRTRDDAVGEAFDKVAKTLGLGYPGGPAIQKIAAGGNPRALRFPRARVKRSRFDLSFSGFKTAVWQHVRANPPAAGDIPDLAASVQEALVDMLVETTAEALDATGVERLVVSGGVSANARLRERMHAMGAERGVEVIVARPALCTDNAAMIALAGWPRLAAGESDGMDVEADAALPFGAPWTG from the coding sequence GTGATCGTCCTCGGCATCGAGAGCTCGTGCGACGACACGGCGGCGGCCGTCCTGCGGGACGGCCGCCTCGCCGCCTCGGTGGTCTCGTCGCAGGACGCCGTGCACGGGCCGTACGGAGGCGTCGTCCCCGAGCTGGCGTCCCGGCATCACGTCCGCAACGTTCTCGCCGTGATCCACACGGCGCTCGAGCGCGCCGAGGCGACGCTCGCCGACGTCGACGGCATCGCCGTCACGCGCGGGCCGGGCCTGATCGGCTCGCTGCTCGTCGGCCTGTCGGTGGCGAAGGGCCTCGCCATGGGCCGCCGCCTGCCGATGGTGGGCGTGCATCACCTCGAGGGGCATCTCCTCGCCCCCAACCTCGATCGACCGCTCGACGAGCCGGTCGCGTTCCCGTTCCTCGCGCTCATCGTCTCCGGCGGACACTCGGGGCTCTATCTGGCGCGCGCCCGCGGCGACTACGCCTGTCTCGGGCGCACGCGCGACGACGCCGTCGGCGAGGCCTTCGACAAGGTCGCGAAGACGCTCGGCCTCGGCTATCCGGGCGGACCCGCGATCCAGAAGATCGCCGCCGGCGGCAATCCCCGGGCGCTGCGCTTTCCCCGCGCGCGCGTGAAGCGCAGCCGCTTCGACCTGAGCTTCAGCGGCTTCAAGACCGCCGTCTGGCAGCACGTGCGCGCGAACCCGCCCGCCGCCGGCGACATCCCCGACCTCGCCGCCAGCGTGCAGGAGGCGCTCGTCGACATGCTCGTCGAGACCACGGCAGAGGCGTTGGACGCGACCGGCGTCGAGCGGCTCGTCGTCTCGGGCGGCGTCTCCGCCAACGCCCGGCTGCGCGAGCGCATGCACGCGATGGGAGCCGAGCGCGGCGTCGAGGTGATCGTCGCGCGGCCAGCGCTGTGCACCGACAACGCGGCGATGATCGCGCTGGCGGGCTGGCCGCGGCTCGCCGCGGGCGAGAGCGACGGCATGGACGTCGAGGCCGACGCAGCGCTGCCGTTCGGCGCGCCCTGGACGGGGTGA
- a CDS encoding DegQ family serine endoprotease produces MSSGTSRRALVATALIGFVVGIGVSLRLDLFPRSEAISLFGGGEASEPAPPPPPVTLPDFADLAAAISPSVVNVSTTQEVRGRPQPFGGPGGPGGPGAPGGPGGEDDPFQEFFGPFERFFGQPRRPFKARSLGSGFVIDGSGYIITNNHVVENADEIMVRTSTGKELKAKVVGRDPKTDIALLRVESNGTQLVPVRIGDSKKLRVGEWVLAIGNPFGLENTVTSGIVSALGRHINQGPYDDFIQTDAAINPGNSGGPLVNTKGEVVGINTAIFSRGGGNIGIGFAIPIDLASEIIPQLKEKGRVTRGWLGVMIQKVTPDIAESLGLEEPRGALVADVVKDGPAEAAGIKVGDVIVDFDGKKVSDSAELPLLVARTGIGKAVTVKVIRDKKVESVSVTIAELKEEDEAAAGGPGSADDLGLALQTLTPDLAENLGLDRNMKGVVVTQVEPSGPAAEAGLRRGDVILEVNRTVVKDVSTFQKLVGDAGKGKSLLFLVRRGDNTIFLAVKPGGTG; encoded by the coding sequence ATGAGCAGTGGGACCAGCCGACGGGCGCTCGTCGCGACCGCGTTGATCGGTTTCGTGGTCGGAATTGGCGTGAGCCTGCGGCTCGATCTGTTCCCGCGCAGCGAGGCGATCAGCCTCTTCGGCGGCGGCGAGGCGAGCGAGCCGGCTCCGCCGCCGCCGCCGGTGACGCTACCCGACTTCGCGGACCTGGCGGCGGCGATCTCGCCGTCGGTGGTGAACGTCTCCACGACCCAGGAGGTGCGGGGGCGTCCGCAGCCCTTCGGCGGGCCCGGAGGTCCGGGTGGCCCGGGCGCGCCGGGAGGTCCCGGCGGCGAGGACGATCCGTTCCAGGAGTTCTTCGGCCCATTCGAGCGCTTCTTCGGCCAGCCGCGACGGCCGTTCAAGGCGCGCAGCCTGGGCTCCGGCTTCGTCATCGACGGCTCCGGCTACATCATCACGAACAACCACGTGGTCGAGAACGCCGACGAGATCATGGTGCGGACGTCGACCGGCAAGGAGCTGAAGGCGAAGGTCGTCGGCCGCGACCCCAAGACGGACATCGCGCTGCTCCGGGTCGAGTCGAACGGCACGCAGCTCGTGCCCGTGCGCATCGGCGACTCGAAGAAGCTGCGGGTCGGCGAGTGGGTGCTCGCCATCGGCAACCCGTTCGGTCTCGAGAACACGGTGACGTCGGGCATCGTCAGCGCGCTCGGCCGGCACATCAACCAGGGTCCCTACGACGATTTCATCCAGACCGACGCCGCCATCAACCCGGGCAACTCCGGCGGGCCGCTCGTCAACACGAAGGGGGAGGTCGTCGGCATCAACACGGCGATCTTCAGCCGCGGCGGCGGCAACATCGGCATCGGCTTCGCCATCCCGATCGATCTCGCGAGCGAGATCATCCCGCAGCTGAAGGAGAAGGGCCGCGTCACGCGCGGCTGGCTCGGTGTCATGATTCAGAAGGTGACGCCGGACATCGCCGAGTCGCTCGGCCTCGAGGAGCCGCGCGGCGCCCTCGTCGCCGACGTCGTGAAGGACGGACCGGCCGAGGCGGCCGGCATCAAGGTCGGGGACGTCATCGTCGACTTCGACGGCAAGAAGGTGAGCGACTCGGCCGAGCTGCCGCTCCTCGTCGCCCGCACCGGCATCGGCAAGGCGGTCACCGTGAAGGTGATCCGCGACAAGAAGGTCGAAAGCGTGTCGGTCACGATCGCCGAGCTGAAGGAGGAGGACGAGGCCGCCGCCGGTGGACCTGGCTCCGCCGACGACCTCGGGCTCGCGCTCCAGACGCTCACGCCCGATCTCGCCGAGAACCTCGGCCTCGACCGCAACATGAAGGGGGTGGTCGTGACGCAGGTCGAGCCTTCCGGTCCCGCCGCCGAGGCGGGCCTGCGGCGCGGTGACGTCATCCTCGAGGTGAACCGCACGGTCGTGAAGGACGTCAGCACGTTCCAGAAGCTCGTCGGCGACGCGGGCAAGGGAAAGAGCCTCCTCTTCCTCGTCCGCCGCGGCGACAACACGATCTTCCTCGCGGTGAAGCCCGGCGGCACCGGGTGA
- a CDS encoding DUF1844 domain-containing protein yields the protein MADERDESRGFKVTDRRRFSESGEERTEAPPEPPPSPAAAEAPDAPPPDLGGPGDPEADEPLTFSTFVLSLSTQALCHLGEMASPFTGRIERDLVAGKQVIDILGILAEKTRNNLDATEQSLLDAVLYDLRMRYVALVRGAAKEGA from the coding sequence ATGGCCGACGAACGAGACGAGTCGCGTGGCTTCAAGGTGACCGACCGGCGCCGCTTCTCCGAGAGCGGCGAGGAGCGCACGGAAGCCCCGCCCGAGCCGCCCCCGTCGCCGGCCGCAGCTGAGGCCCCCGACGCGCCGCCGCCGGACCTCGGCGGGCCGGGCGACCCGGAGGCCGACGAGCCGCTCACCTTCTCGACCTTCGTCCTCTCGCTGAGCACGCAGGCGCTCTGTCATCTGGGCGAGATGGCGAGTCCGTTCACGGGCAGGATCGAGCGGGACCTCGTGGCCGGCAAGCAGGTGATCGACATCCTCGGCATCCTCGCCGAGAAGACCCGCAACAATCTGGACGCCACCGAGCAGAGCCTGCTCGATGCGGTCCTGTACGATTTGAGGATGCGTTACGTCGCGTTGGTGCGCGGCGCCGCCAAGGAGGGGGCATGA
- the cysK gene encoding cysteine synthase A — protein MPLPSQVAHTALDFIGQTPIVKLNRLPQLEGLRAEFWAKLESANPGGSVKDRICHAMVEAAERTGQLRPGGTIIEPTSGNTGIGLALIAAVKGYRLVLTMPDTMSEERRSLLLGYGATLELTPDTRGMHGAIRRAEELLAEHDDWYMPQQFSNPANPEAHRRTTGPEIVAQLPDLDAFVAGVGTGGTITGVGTVLRARRRDVWIAAVEPAASPVLSGGEPGYHHIQGIGAGFVPDNLDPTIYDEVVTVSDAEASDYTRALARYEGILVGISSGANCAAAVRVARKLGGTAKVLTVFCDTGERYLTTGLFRAEGI, from the coding sequence ATGCCCCTTCCGTCGCAGGTGGCGCACACCGCGCTCGACTTCATCGGGCAGACGCCCATCGTGAAGCTGAACCGCCTCCCGCAGCTCGAAGGTCTGCGCGCCGAGTTCTGGGCCAAGCTCGAGAGCGCGAATCCGGGCGGCAGCGTCAAGGATCGCATCTGCCACGCGATGGTCGAGGCGGCGGAGCGTACCGGGCAGCTGCGCCCCGGCGGCACCATCATCGAGCCCACCAGCGGCAACACCGGCATCGGCCTGGCGCTCATCGCAGCGGTGAAGGGCTACCGGCTCGTGCTCACCATGCCGGACACCATGAGCGAAGAGCGCCGCTCGCTCCTGCTCGGCTACGGCGCGACCCTCGAGCTGACGCCCGACACCCGCGGCATGCACGGCGCCATCCGCCGCGCCGAAGAGCTGCTCGCCGAGCACGACGACTGGTACATGCCGCAGCAGTTCAGCAACCCGGCGAACCCCGAGGCGCATCGCCGCACGACCGGGCCCGAGATCGTCGCACAGCTGCCCGACCTCGACGCCTTCGTCGCCGGCGTCGGCACCGGCGGCACCATCACGGGCGTCGGGACCGTGCTCCGCGCGCGGCGTCGAGACGTCTGGATCGCGGCCGTCGAGCCCGCCGCGTCGCCCGTGCTCTCGGGCGGCGAGCCCGGCTACCACCACATCCAGGGCATCGGTGCCGGGTTCGTGCCCGACAACCTCGATCCGACCATCTACGACGAAGTCGTCACGGTCTCCGATGCGGAGGCCAGCGACTACACCCGTGCGCTGGCACGCTACGAGGGCATCCTGGTCGGCATCTCGTCGGGTGCCAACTGCGCGGCGGCGGTCCGCGTCGCCCGCAAGCTCGGCGGGACCGCCAAGGTGCTGACCGTCTTCTGCGACACCGGCGAGCGCTACCTCACCACGGGGCTGTTTCGCGCGGAGGGCATCTGA
- the larE gene encoding ATP-dependent sacrificial sulfur transferase LarE, with amino-acid sequence MTADLETRLATLRALLGRVDSALVAFSGGVDSSFLLRVAHEVLGPRCLALTTVSAATPEHDLVAARQLAAALGVEHLVVPTDELAVPGYAENPVDRCYFCKDNLFVLCRGEADRRGIAVVVDGANRDDLGDHRPGLDAASAHGIRHPLIEAGLDKADVRTASRALGLPTWDRPASPCLSSRFPYGTRITLERLGQIGRAERVLRDLGLRELRVRWHDGAARIEVLPDDMSVVLAHRAAIVDALRGLGFTAVGLDLQGFRSGSLNEGLPRQTHKGPGAETAPAPRLR; translated from the coding sequence CTGACGGCCGACCTCGAGACGCGGCTCGCGACACTGCGCGCGCTCCTCGGGCGCGTCGATTCGGCGTTGGTCGCGTTCTCGGGCGGGGTCGACTCGAGCTTCCTCCTGCGGGTCGCACACGAGGTCCTCGGCCCGCGCTGCCTCGCCCTGACGACCGTCTCCGCCGCGACCCCCGAGCACGACCTCGTCGCCGCCCGCCAGCTGGCAGCCGCGCTGGGCGTCGAGCACCTCGTCGTGCCGACCGACGAGCTGGCCGTTCCCGGGTACGCCGAGAACCCGGTCGACCGCTGCTACTTCTGTAAGGACAACCTGTTCGTTCTCTGCCGGGGCGAAGCCGATCGGCGCGGCATCGCGGTCGTCGTCGACGGCGCCAATCGGGACGACCTCGGCGATCACCGCCCCGGTCTCGACGCCGCGAGCGCCCATGGCATCCGGCATCCGCTGATCGAAGCGGGACTCGACAAGGCCGACGTCCGCACCGCGAGCCGCGCGCTGGGTCTGCCGACGTGGGACCGACCGGCCAGCCCGTGCCTCTCGTCCCGGTTCCCCTACGGCACCCGTATAACGCTCGAGCGGCTCGGGCAGATCGGCCGCGCCGAGCGCGTCCTGCGCGATCTTGGCCTGCGCGAGTTGCGCGTCCGCTGGCACGACGGGGCCGCCCGCATCGAGGTGCTGCCGGACGACATGTCCGTCGTGCTCGCGCATCGCGCCGCCATCGTCGACGCGCTGCGCGGCCTCGGGTTCACGGCGGTCGGGCTCGACCTCCAGGGCTTCCGCAGCGGCAGCCTCAACGAGGGCCTCCCGCGCCAGACGCACAAAGGGCCGGGAGCGGAAACCGCCCCGGCCCCTCGCCTCCGCTAG
- a CDS encoding CarD family transcriptional regulator: MIVMFKVGEKVVYPAHGVGVIEGIQTRVVSGSERKFYMLRILDSDMTIMIPTENVNAVGLRRIIGKDMVAKVYRILRDKKVEIDQQTWNRRYREYTEKIKTGSVLEIAKVLRDLFVLKGDKELSFGERKMLDTARNLLVKELAIAKSFSEDKIMEELKTIFAN; this comes from the coding sequence ATGATCGTGATGTTCAAGGTAGGGGAGAAGGTCGTCTACCCGGCGCATGGCGTCGGGGTGATCGAAGGTATCCAAACTCGCGTGGTGTCCGGGTCGGAGCGCAAGTTCTACATGCTCCGCATCCTCGACAGCGACATGACGATCATGATCCCGACCGAGAACGTGAATGCGGTAGGGCTTCGTCGCATCATCGGGAAGGACATGGTCGCCAAGGTCTATCGAATCCTGCGCGACAAGAAGGTCGAGATCGATCAGCAGACCTGGAATCGCCGGTATCGGGAGTACACCGAGAAGATCAAGACCGGCAGCGTCCTCGAGATCGCCAAGGTCCTGCGTGATCTGTTCGTGTTGAAGGGTGACAAGGAGCTGTCGTTCGGCGAGCGGAAGATGCTCGATACCGCACGCAACCTGTTGGTGAAGGAGCTCGCGATCGCCAAGTCCTTCAGCGAGGACAAGATCATGGAGGAGCTGAAGACGATCTTCGCAAACTGA
- the coaD gene encoding pantetheine-phosphate adenylyltransferase: MTRVAVYPGSFDPITNGHVDIVRRSLAVFDQVIVAVAYNPHKDLAWFTPEERIAMIRDTLVAEGDRVQADAFTGLLVDYAVARGAAAIVRGLRAVADFEYEFQMTMMNRHLQPKVETIFMMAGESHFYTSSRLVKEVASLGGDVKGLLPDAVLPRLNARARDRRP; the protein is encoded by the coding sequence ATGACGCGCGTCGCCGTCTATCCCGGGTCGTTCGATCCGATCACCAACGGCCACGTCGACATCGTGCGCCGCAGCCTGGCGGTGTTCGATCAGGTGATCGTCGCCGTCGCCTACAATCCCCACAAGGATCTGGCCTGGTTCACGCCCGAGGAACGGATCGCCATGATCCGCGACACCCTCGTCGCGGAAGGCGATCGCGTCCAGGCCGACGCGTTCACCGGGCTGCTCGTCGACTACGCCGTCGCGCGCGGCGCGGCCGCCATCGTGCGTGGGCTGCGTGCCGTCGCCGACTTCGAGTACGAATTCCAGATGACGATGATGAACCGCCACCTGCAGCCGAAGGTCGAGACGATCTTCATGATGGCCGGCGAGTCGCACTTCTACACCAGCTCGCGGCTGGTGAAGGAGGTCGCCAGTCTCGGCGGCGACGTGAAGGGCCTGCTGCCCGATGCCGTCCTGCCGCGGTTGAACGCTCGGGCGCGCGACCGCCGTCCGTAG